The sequence GCAGACACCGGGTGAGCCTGCCAGTCCGACCAATCACTGCGCAGAAAACAGAGAGGTGAGGGAGGTGAGACTGTGGACGGTGTTGGACACAGAGTCTGAGTGCACTCGGGTCTCCGATCTGTCAGAGACGATCGGCCGGCTCACTCAGGTGTCCACAGGAGGTCAGACACACCTGTTTGTCCTCTGACCCGTCTGGTTCCTACTTACTCGTCCTCGTCGTCCACCAGCTCGCGGTCGTCCTCACTCTGCACCTCCTCCCAGGTCTTCCCGAGCTCctgagcagaggacagaggacagaggacagacacagGAAGTCTTTTATCCAGGACGCAGAGCTTTGACCATCTGATTATTTTAGATCACTGGAAACACGTTGTGTGGAAACGTCCCCTGAGGAGTTTGTGATTCGAGTTTTTTTCGTCGTTCTCACGTCTGTCGGTCAGAGCGCCACTTTGATCCCGACTGAAAGGTTTCAGCAACTATTGCCCAAATTTCCA comes from Plectropomus leopardus isolate mb unplaced genomic scaffold, YSFRI_Pleo_2.0 unplaced_scaffold13545, whole genome shotgun sequence and encodes:
- the LOC121963995 gene encoding zinc finger protein 277-like, which codes for WSKLCVLDKRLPVSVLCPLSSAQELGKTWEEVQSEDDRELVDDEDDDWSDWQAHPVSAVCLFCDHRSETMEQIYTHMKDAHGFDLHHLRTELSE